One stretch of Eupeodes corollae chromosome 2, idEupCoro1.1, whole genome shotgun sequence DNA includes these proteins:
- the LOC129947587 gene encoding uncharacterized protein LOC129947587 isoform X3: MHTYFLDMENSGESSKALEESESLIIFEETIDTGETMESIEADGNGETEEAEENGETEQTINAGELQQALYKLVPITEYESSNFKDDEELKLLLKSWDCLHMYEYLIGENVSTKILKIIKEVHVKSLLAGFKHGDRILFEYHLEKWRDEIGMPLLPGNEPLHPALHSTPPSPSTSNRSSRTASPTPSPEPDKNLNINLSVMLSAKKHGHSIVEYYNTHKKFQTEHRQLLIGLVAEYFEENSIPLTLKTSYRIEREILDRFPTEKLEYYRTEKRGKIYTKLHNIKRLYKTLEPKRVKTSPTKEVGKSNKPILIPEPDAQACVKSLNFDNLSVEEFDSVWDACAKHRLLQIQALSTQQEIFKAWPQYKNLNGYRLTEISKPYTPKARLYVRTGNVISKRSKSSS; the protein is encoded by the exons atgcatacatattttttagacATGGAAAATTCAGGTGAGAGCTCCAAAGCATTGGAGGAAAGtgaaagtttaataatttttgaagaaacaatAGACACCGGAGAAACAATGGAATCAATAGAAGCTGATGGAAATGGAGAAACTGAAGAAGCTGAGGAAAATGGAGAAACTGAACAAACAATTAATGCTGGAGAACTGCAGCAGGCTTTGTACAAGTTAGTACCAATTACGGAATATGAAAGTAGCAATTTCAAAGATGATGAGGAATTGAAACTCCTTTTAAAGAGTTGGGATTGCCTTCATATGTACGAATACTTGATTG GTGAAAATGtttctacaaaaattttaaaaatcataaaagagGTTCACGTAAAAAGCTTGCTAGCTGGTTTTAAACACGGTGACCGCATACTTTTTGAATACCATTTGGAGAAATGGCGTGATGAGATTGGCATGCCTCTATTACCAGGCAATGAGCCACTCCACCCTGCTCTCCACTCCACTCCACCTTCTCCATCGACATCAAATAGATCATCAAGAACTGCGTCACCCACACCATCGCCCGAACCGGATAAAAATCTGAATATAAACTTGTCGGTAATGCTTTCAGCAAAAAAACATGGGCATTCTATTGTAGAATACTACAATACccacaaaaaatttcaaactgaACACCGACAACTACTCATCGGTCTTGTGGCAGagtattttgaagaaaacagCATTCCATTGACGTTAAAAACCAGCTACAGAATAGAAAGGGAGATATTGGACCGTTTTCCAACAGAAAAATTGGAGTATTACCGCACCGAAAAGCGAGGTAAAATTTACACCAAACTCCACAACATAAAAAGGCTGTACAAAACATTAGAGCCGAAGAGGGTTAAAACATCGCCAACCAAAGAAGTCGGAAAATCGAATAAACCGATCTTAA ttccagAGCCCGATGCACAAGCTTGTGttaaaagcttaaattttgacaatttatcTGTTGAAGAATTTGACAGTGTTTGGGATGCATGTGCCAAGCATCGGCTTCTACAAATACAAGCATTATCAACGCAGCAGGAAATCTTTAAGGCATGGCCGCAGTATAAAAATTTGAATGGCTATCGTTTG ACAGAGATTTCAAAGCCCTACACCCCGAAAGCCAGACTATATGTGAGAACTGGGAACGTAATTTCAAAACGATCAAAGAGTTCCTCATAG
- the LOC129947151 gene encoding uncharacterized protein LOC129947151 isoform X1 — MTENMEAFKSDEQQTAANQEKDEQVTITEVYKIIGLGDDANDSAKNEENQANDEMNIGSAHGTSTPQKVGMALEFDWNSEPLDFNEDLVGKTYLKFIFLFKIIRFFFCLSVDDLISSQKLSSSLVELPSSQNVNSSKTDSLRNLNLSMVELSSSQNVNLSSASNASDSSVNSNKMQAKIRKENGLRIKNMIGFFKNEGVSFFKAKRVYQALYEDRMDLDVLMCFVITGQVVIIDQKLILPEWLQRRPLSKVNKVGVKN; from the exons ATGACAGAAAATATGGAAGCGTTTAAAAGTGATGAGCAGCAAACCGCAGCGAATCAAGAAAAAGACGAACAAGTTACTATCACAGAAGTCTATAAAATCATTGGTTTGGGTGATGACGCGAACGATTCagccaaaaatgaagaaaatcagGCAAATGATGAGATGAATATTGGAAGTGCACACGGAACTTCGACGCCGCAAAAAGTTGGAATGGCGTTAGAATTCg ATTGGAATAGTGAACCATTGGATTTTAACGAAGATTTAGTTGGTAAAACCTAtctgaagttcatatttttattcaaaattattcggttttttttttgtttgtctgtaGATGATTTAATCTCTTCGCAAAAATTGAGCTCATCATTGGTGGAGTTACCATCATCGCAAAATGTTAATTCGTCAAAGACAGATTCTTTGCGAAATTTGAACTTATCAATGGTGGAATTGTCCTCATcgcaaaatgttaatttatcaAGTGCTTCGAATGCCAGCGATTCAAGTGTGAATTCGAATAAAATGCAGGCGAAAATACGGAAGGAAAATGGATTGCGCATAAAGAATATGATTGGATTCTTCAAGAACGAAggcgtttctttttttaaagccaagc GTGTATACCAAGCACTGTATGAAGACCGAATGGATCTTGATGTTTTGATGTGCTTTGTCATTACTGGGCAAGTGGTCATCATCGATCAGAAATTAATTCTGCCTGAATGGTTACAACGTAGACCATTGTCAAAGGTTAACAAAGTTGGtgtcaaaaattaa
- the LOC129947587 gene encoding uncharacterized protein LOC129947587 isoform X1, translated as MHTYFLDMENSGESSKALEESESLIIFEETIDTGETMESIEADGNGETEEAEENGETEQTINAGELQQALYKLVPITEYESSNFKDDEELKLLLKSWDCLHMYEYLIGENVSTKILKIIKEVHVKSLLAGFKHGDRILFEYHLEKWRDEIGMPLLPGNEPLHPALHSTPPSPSTSNRSSRTASPTPSPEPDKNLNINLSVMLSAKKHGHSIVEYYNTHKKFQTEHRQLLIGLVAEYFEENSIPLTLKTSYRIEREILDRFPTEKLEYYRTEKRGKIYTKLHNIKRLYKTLEPKRVKTSPTKEVGKSNKPILIPEPDAQACVKSLNFDNLSVEEFDSVWDACAKHRLLQIQALSTQQEIFKAWPQYKNLNGYRLIDRDFKALHPESQTICENWERNFKTIKEFLIENLKDKKTTEMLNEFENSDAEKGTHYVCYTEVN; from the exons atgcatacatattttttagacATGGAAAATTCAGGTGAGAGCTCCAAAGCATTGGAGGAAAGtgaaagtttaataatttttgaagaaacaatAGACACCGGAGAAACAATGGAATCAATAGAAGCTGATGGAAATGGAGAAACTGAAGAAGCTGAGGAAAATGGAGAAACTGAACAAACAATTAATGCTGGAGAACTGCAGCAGGCTTTGTACAAGTTAGTACCAATTACGGAATATGAAAGTAGCAATTTCAAAGATGATGAGGAATTGAAACTCCTTTTAAAGAGTTGGGATTGCCTTCATATGTACGAATACTTGATTG GTGAAAATGtttctacaaaaattttaaaaatcataaaagagGTTCACGTAAAAAGCTTGCTAGCTGGTTTTAAACACGGTGACCGCATACTTTTTGAATACCATTTGGAGAAATGGCGTGATGAGATTGGCATGCCTCTATTACCAGGCAATGAGCCACTCCACCCTGCTCTCCACTCCACTCCACCTTCTCCATCGACATCAAATAGATCATCAAGAACTGCGTCACCCACACCATCGCCCGAACCGGATAAAAATCTGAATATAAACTTGTCGGTAATGCTTTCAGCAAAAAAACATGGGCATTCTATTGTAGAATACTACAATACccacaaaaaatttcaaactgaACACCGACAACTACTCATCGGTCTTGTGGCAGagtattttgaagaaaacagCATTCCATTGACGTTAAAAACCAGCTACAGAATAGAAAGGGAGATATTGGACCGTTTTCCAACAGAAAAATTGGAGTATTACCGCACCGAAAAGCGAGGTAAAATTTACACCAAACTCCACAACATAAAAAGGCTGTACAAAACATTAGAGCCGAAGAGGGTTAAAACATCGCCAACCAAAGAAGTCGGAAAATCGAATAAACCGATCTTAA ttccagAGCCCGATGCACAAGCTTGTGttaaaagcttaaattttgacaatttatcTGTTGAAGAATTTGACAGTGTTTGGGATGCATGTGCCAAGCATCGGCTTCTACAAATACAAGCATTATCAACGCAGCAGGAAATCTTTAAGGCATGGCCGCAGTATAAAAATTTGAATGGCTATCGTTTG ATAGACAGAGATTTCAAAGCCCTACACCCCGAAAGCCAGACTATATGTGAGAACTGGGAACGTAATTTCAAAACGATCAAAGAGTTCCTCATAGAAAACctaaaagacaaaaaaacaaCCGAAATGCTTAACGAATTTGAAAATTCCGATGCGGAGAAAGGTACACATTATGTATGCTATACTGAagtcaattaa
- the LOC129945155 gene encoding uncharacterized protein LOC129945155, whose protein sequence is MAIERMVSFCRSERLGVCPKEGVAVRLEALGESWAQLKAMERRLVAADDPLKTAEVERKVAEAEESYFNASAILKERVKELTPREDVDAPQIAVQVSMPFSQHDVKNTWGEFDGVITKWQGFRDRFLAAVHENKNISPAYKFAYLKGSLTGKAARTLGEWQLTESNYAEAWQRLNDVYSPQYATCTRAAELERMSNVTHETMRQLKAQGIPTESWDMIVVHMLHERMDGETACKWEESRTSEQPTVREICAFLERRATALESAQSVRRREAPMPSTSAQALARAWKEEKANKGGKKKPCQACASMDHPIWTCPDFLALSLAGRYRFVQSRGICANCLKTGHMPKDCFQGPCTRCLGRQMHNSELCPIKGGKKSEAALPIQLQSRKRQTAAQREKKERGD, encoded by the coding sequence ATGGCCATCGAGAGGATGGTGTCATTTTGCCGTTCCGAGAGGTTGGGCGTCTGTCCAAAGGAGGGAGTTGCCGTAAGACTGGAGGCCTTGGGAGAGTCATGGGCCCAGCTAAAGGCAATGGAGAGGAGGCTGGTAGCAGCGGACGATCCGCTTAAAACAGCCGAAGTCGAGAGGAAGGTGGCGGAGGCCGAGGAGTCGTACTTCAACGCCTCAGCCATCCTTAAGGAGAGGGTCAAGGAATTGACGCCGAGAGAGGACGTGGACGCGCCGCAGATCGCCGTACAGGTGTCGATGCCATTTTCGCAGCACGATGTGAAAAACACCTGGGGCGAATTTGATGGCGTCATCACAAAGTGGCAGGGATTCCGAGACAGATTCCTGGCGGCCGTCCACGAGAACAAGAACATCTCGCCTGCGTATAAGTTCGCGTACTTAAAGGGCTCTTTAACGGGAAAGGCAGCTCGGACGCTGGGAGAGTGGCAGCTCACAGAGAGCAACTACGCTGAGGCATGGCAGCGCCTCAACGACGTATATAGTCCACAATACGCCACCTGTACGCGAGCTGCTGAGCTGGAAAGAATGTCAAATGTAACCCATGAGACAATGAGGCAGCTGAAGGCCCAGGGTATCCCCACGGAAAGCTGGGATATGATTGTGGTCCACATGCTCCATGAAAGGATGGATGGAGAAACGGCCTGCAAGTGGGAGGAGAGCAGGACTTCAGAGCAGCCAACTGTGCGAGAGATATGCGCCTTCCTGGAGAGGAGGGCAACAGCCTTGGAAAGTGCCCAGAGTGTTAGACGAAGGGAAGCGCCGATGCCGTCAACATCGGCTCAGGCCCTAGCAAGGGCATGGAAAGAGGAGAAGGCCAATAAAGGAGGGAAAAAGAAGCCATGCCAAGCTTGCGCTTCCATGGACCATCCAATTTGGACCTGTCCAGATTTTTTAGCGTTGAGCCTGGCAGGACGATACAGATTCGTCCAATCGAGAGGGATCTGTGCCAACTGTCTGAAGACAGGCCACATGCCAAAGGACTGTTTCCAGGGACCGTGCACTAGGTGCCTTGGAAGGCAGATGCATAATAGCGAACTTTGTCCCATCAAAGGCGGAAAGAAGAGCGAGGCAGCGCTTCCAATTCAGCTGCAGTCAAGGAAACGGCAAACTGCCGCTCAGAGAGAGAAAAAGGAGAGAGGGGATTGA
- the LOC129947587 gene encoding uncharacterized protein LOC129947587 isoform X2, with translation MENSGESSKALEESESLIIFEETIDTGETMESIEADGNGETEEAEENGETEQTINAGELQQALYKLVPITEYESSNFKDDEELKLLLKSWDCLHMYEYLIGENVSTKILKIIKEVHVKSLLAGFKHGDRILFEYHLEKWRDEIGMPLLPGNEPLHPALHSTPPSPSTSNRSSRTASPTPSPEPDKNLNINLSVMLSAKKHGHSIVEYYNTHKKFQTEHRQLLIGLVAEYFEENSIPLTLKTSYRIEREILDRFPTEKLEYYRTEKRGKIYTKLHNIKRLYKTLEPKRVKTSPTKEVGKSNKPILIPEPDAQACVKSLNFDNLSVEEFDSVWDACAKHRLLQIQALSTQQEIFKAWPQYKNLNGYRLIDRDFKALHPESQTICENWERNFKTIKEFLIENLKDKKTTEMLNEFENSDAEKGTHYVCYTEVN, from the exons ATGGAAAATTCAGGTGAGAGCTCCAAAGCATTGGAGGAAAGtgaaagtttaataatttttgaagaaacaatAGACACCGGAGAAACAATGGAATCAATAGAAGCTGATGGAAATGGAGAAACTGAAGAAGCTGAGGAAAATGGAGAAACTGAACAAACAATTAATGCTGGAGAACTGCAGCAGGCTTTGTACAAGTTAGTACCAATTACGGAATATGAAAGTAGCAATTTCAAAGATGATGAGGAATTGAAACTCCTTTTAAAGAGTTGGGATTGCCTTCATATGTACGAATACTTGATTG GTGAAAATGtttctacaaaaattttaaaaatcataaaagagGTTCACGTAAAAAGCTTGCTAGCTGGTTTTAAACACGGTGACCGCATACTTTTTGAATACCATTTGGAGAAATGGCGTGATGAGATTGGCATGCCTCTATTACCAGGCAATGAGCCACTCCACCCTGCTCTCCACTCCACTCCACCTTCTCCATCGACATCAAATAGATCATCAAGAACTGCGTCACCCACACCATCGCCCGAACCGGATAAAAATCTGAATATAAACTTGTCGGTAATGCTTTCAGCAAAAAAACATGGGCATTCTATTGTAGAATACTACAATACccacaaaaaatttcaaactgaACACCGACAACTACTCATCGGTCTTGTGGCAGagtattttgaagaaaacagCATTCCATTGACGTTAAAAACCAGCTACAGAATAGAAAGGGAGATATTGGACCGTTTTCCAACAGAAAAATTGGAGTATTACCGCACCGAAAAGCGAGGTAAAATTTACACCAAACTCCACAACATAAAAAGGCTGTACAAAACATTAGAGCCGAAGAGGGTTAAAACATCGCCAACCAAAGAAGTCGGAAAATCGAATAAACCGATCTTAA ttccagAGCCCGATGCACAAGCTTGTGttaaaagcttaaattttgacaatttatcTGTTGAAGAATTTGACAGTGTTTGGGATGCATGTGCCAAGCATCGGCTTCTACAAATACAAGCATTATCAACGCAGCAGGAAATCTTTAAGGCATGGCCGCAGTATAAAAATTTGAATGGCTATCGTTTG ATAGACAGAGATTTCAAAGCCCTACACCCCGAAAGCCAGACTATATGTGAGAACTGGGAACGTAATTTCAAAACGATCAAAGAGTTCCTCATAGAAAACctaaaagacaaaaaaacaaCCGAAATGCTTAACGAATTTGAAAATTCCGATGCGGAGAAAGGTACACATTATGTATGCTATACTGAagtcaattaa
- the LOC129947151 gene encoding uncharacterized protein LOC129947151 isoform X2 gives MTENMEAFKSDEQQTAANQEKDEQVTITEVYKIIGLGDDANDSAKNEENQANDEMNIGSAHGTSTPQKVGMALEFDWNSEPLDFNEDLVDDLISSQKLSSSLVELPSSQNVNSSKTDSLRNLNLSMVELSSSQNVNLSSASNASDSSVNSNKMQAKIRKENGLRIKNMIGFFKNEGVSFFKAKRVYQALYEDRMDLDVLMCFVITGQVVIIDQKLILPEWLQRRPLSKVNKVGVKN, from the exons ATGACAGAAAATATGGAAGCGTTTAAAAGTGATGAGCAGCAAACCGCAGCGAATCAAGAAAAAGACGAACAAGTTACTATCACAGAAGTCTATAAAATCATTGGTTTGGGTGATGACGCGAACGATTCagccaaaaatgaagaaaatcagGCAAATGATGAGATGAATATTGGAAGTGCACACGGAACTTCGACGCCGCAAAAAGTTGGAATGGCGTTAGAATTCg ATTGGAATAGTGAACCATTGGATTTTAACGAAGATTTAGTTG ATGATTTAATCTCTTCGCAAAAATTGAGCTCATCATTGGTGGAGTTACCATCATCGCAAAATGTTAATTCGTCAAAGACAGATTCTTTGCGAAATTTGAACTTATCAATGGTGGAATTGTCCTCATcgcaaaatgttaatttatcaAGTGCTTCGAATGCCAGCGATTCAAGTGTGAATTCGAATAAAATGCAGGCGAAAATACGGAAGGAAAATGGATTGCGCATAAAGAATATGATTGGATTCTTCAAGAACGAAggcgtttctttttttaaagccaagc GTGTATACCAAGCACTGTATGAAGACCGAATGGATCTTGATGTTTTGATGTGCTTTGTCATTACTGGGCAAGTGGTCATCATCGATCAGAAATTAATTCTGCCTGAATGGTTACAACGTAGACCATTGTCAAAGGTTAACAAAGTTGGtgtcaaaaattaa
- the LOC129947585 gene encoding uncharacterized protein LOC129947585 yields MQCFLCRISIDNVFALGKHLRKIHNLAQNSTFICYVNSCAQCFTDLSNYKRHILRIHCPTKNFKCMEEANVNSYASDEILPESSNISFDTSGNKTNSSNQEAEEENKFVRNVFDEALKFSTLMHGSHNFSRKDVYEVQKNVMTYLIDPLLDQFKSFAQDNLNNNIQAQSDLLSMIFSYRNPFKFCATDHNLCQTLKRIGCMDDIKEFTIKSDIQPIYVRSELVYGENICKGSVLPLRSQFRKFFEKENILFETLKYMNFLYSDKKYINYIQGPHWKKKLDMYPGKTLMPYFLYADDFAINNPLGAHATTHSVCNFYYSFPCFPKRSSKLESIFLAAVIKSKDLKNIGNEDCLHYLIEELISLEETGVEILAGNGEMHRVHFIMALFLGDNLGVNSLLDFSKSFSSTSFCRFCKLNRENCNKLSVELPEHIRTVANYDYDVSLCDPKNTGITKESPFNKIPSFHVVENFCVDAMHDLCEGIFHYDLCHIILYLIQEMQYLTLEMLNKRKQTFDYGPTEIGNFSTELTMNHLKNKHLKMTAREMLTFTMYLPLMIGDLIPSDDEVWLFFLELIDITDLILSFEVTELVTSSLQSKIKHHNEQYVKLFLDNLKPKFHFLTHYPTIMQKSGPARNFWCFKFEAKHRPFKVYAHGITSRKNICLTLSKKFQLQFANLILHSNSNMSEFHLEEKHKCDTVFANIVQEKLNLKEGNKLAFYDEIDYIGKKYKTGFYVGTCSDDYNIYIIKIIVQAEASILMFCQKLLNISFNSHFRAHEVDQIIFGEFEILTFDKIIGPPVSLTKTSKGKYLIRLKEHFQQ; encoded by the coding sequence ATGCAGTGTTTTTTGTGTCGAATCAGTATAGATAACGTCTTTGCATTAGGCAAACATCTCAGAAAGATACATAATTTGGCACAAAACAGCACATTTATTTGCTATGTCAATTCTTGTGCTCAGTGTTTTACAGATCTTTCAAATTACAAACGGCATATTTTGAGAATACACTGTCCtactaaaaactttaaatgcatggAAGAAGCAAATGTAAATTCATATGCTTCGGATGAAATTTTACCAGAATCATCAAATATTAGTTTTGATACAAGTGGCAATAAAACTAATAGTTCTAATCAAGAggcagaagaagaaaataaatttgtacgtAATGTTTTTGATGaagcattaaaattttcaactctCATGCATGGAAGTCATAATTTTTCTCGAAAAGATGTTTACGAAGTTCAGAAAAACGTGATGACATATTTGATAGACCCTTTGCTAGATCAGTTCAAATCGTTTGCACAAGACAATCTTAATAATAACATTCAGGCTCAGTCCGATTTGCTGAGCATGATTTTTAGCTACCGAAATCCCTTTAAATTTTGTGCCACGGACCATAATTTATGCCAAACACTTAAAAGAATAGGGTGTATGGATGACATTAAGGAGTTTACTATTAAAAGCGATATCCAGCCCATTTATGTTCGGTCTGAATTAGTGTACGGCGAAAATATATGCAAGGGCAGCGTTTTACCCCTAAGGTCACAATTtcggaaattttttgaaaaagaaaatatactgTTTGAGACATTGAAATATATGAACTTCCTATACTCTGATAAAAAGTACATAAATTATATTCAAGGGCCCCATTGGAAAAAGAAACTTGATATGTATCCAGGCAAAACTTTGATGCCCTATTTTTTGTACGCTGATGATTTCGCTATAAATAATCCACTAGGTGCACACGCAACGACTCATTccgtttgtaatttttattactCATTTCCTTGCTTCCCAAAGCGAAGTTCTAAACTAGAGAGTATTTTTTTAGCAGCTGTAATAAAAtccaaagatttgaaaaatattggcaACGAGGACTGTTTACATTATCTAATCGAAGAGTTGATATCTCTTGAAGAGACTGGAGTAGAAATTTTAGCTGGCAATGGAGAAATGCATCGCGTTCATTTTATAATGGCTCTTTTTCTCGGGGACAACCTGGGAGTAAACTCTCTTCTTGACTTTTCGAAATCATTTTCTAGCACTTcattttgtaggttttgtaaATTGAACCGAGAAAATTGCAATAAGCTGAGTGTTGAATTACCGGAGCATATCCGAACCGTCGCAAACTACGATTATGATGTATCTCTGTGTGATCCTAAAAACACTGGTATCACAAAAGAAAGCCCCTTTAACAAAATACCGTCTTTCCATGTAGTTGAAAACTTTTGTGTAGATGCAATGCATGACTTGTGTGAAGGTATATTCCATTATGACCTTTGTCACATAATATTATATCTGATTCAGGAAATGCAGTATTTGACATTGGAAATgcttaataaaagaaaacaaaccttTGACTATGGGCCAACGGAGATTGGAAATTTTTCAACCGAACTAACAATGAaccacttaaaaaataaacacttgaAAATGACAGCACGTGAAATGCTTACTTTCACTATGTATTTACCCCTTATGATCGGTGATTTGATTCCCTCTGATGATGAAGTTTggcttttttttcttgaattaattGACATCACGGATTTAATTTTGTCCTTTGAAGTTACGGAGTTAGTCACCTCAAGTTTGCAAtcgaaaataaaacatcataATGAGCAATATGTTAAGTTGTTCCttgataatttaaaaccaaaattccattttttgacACACTATCCTACTATAATGCAAAAATCAGGACCGGCAAGAAATTTTTGGTgttttaagtttgaagccaagcACAGGCCTTTCAAAGTATATGCCCATGGAATAAcgtcaagaaaaaatatatgtctCACTCTGTCCAAAAAATTTCAGCTTCAGTTTGCAAATCTGATTCTTCATTCGAACAGCAATATGAGTGAATTTCACTTAGAGGAAAAACATAAATGCGATACTGTATTTGCAAACATtgttcaagaaaaattaaacttaaaagaagGTAATAAGTTAGCATTTTATGATGAAATAGACTAcattggaaaaaaatacaaaactggaTTTTATGTGGGTACCTGTTCGGATGATTATAACATATACATTATTAAGATTATAGTTCAAGCTGAAGCCAGTATATTAATGTTTTGTCAAAAACTATTGAACATTTCTTTCAATTCACACTTCAGAGCTCATGAGGttgatcaaataatttttggtgaatttgaAATCCTTACATTTGACAAAATTATAGGGCCGCCAGTTAGTTTGACGAAAACATCGAAAGGAAAATATCTTATTAGGCTTAaggaacattttcaacagtag